In Paraflavitalea devenefica, the following are encoded in one genomic region:
- a CDS encoding c-type cytochrome domain-containing protein: protein MFPLIGHFHPVFVHLPIGMLILAFILQFIEKRKPGTNFEQAITLSLLMGMISAVISCITGYFLSRSDDYDPQLVNQHQWLGIGVAVVAIVLYFLRKKHTAPRWHWPLMIVLIVLVAATGHIGGSLTHGSDYLTKPFSGITNRDTTVLQQVSIPDVQEAAAYAQIIQPLLQNKCYSCHNKNKQKGGLRMDEQALLMKGGKNGVIVLPGKAGESELIKRLLLPREHDDHMPPKEKPQLTDHEIALLHWWITSGAPFDKKVKDLEQPAAVKPALLALQNAPAEKKAPATIPADPVSKADDSAVKRIKDLGVVILPVSQSSHYLSVNFITAAGIQNKDLQLLLPVKKQLVWIKLGNPVINDSALTVIAQCPNITRLQLEHTNITDAGLKQLTALKQLQYLNLVGTKISAQGLLQLKGLDKLQSIYCYRSAIRKEDWPQLRQAFPKAIIDSGGYQVPALPTDTMEVKPAAR, encoded by the coding sequence ATGTTTCCACTCATTGGTCATTTCCACCCTGTATTCGTTCACCTGCCGATAGGCATGCTCATCCTGGCATTTATACTCCAGTTCATAGAGAAGAGAAAGCCGGGAACAAATTTTGAACAGGCCATCACCCTCTCCCTGCTCATGGGCATGATCAGTGCTGTTATCTCCTGTATTACCGGCTATTTCCTGTCGCGCAGTGATGATTATGATCCGCAACTGGTGAATCAGCACCAATGGCTGGGCATAGGGGTAGCGGTTGTGGCCATTGTATTGTACTTCCTGCGAAAAAAGCATACTGCACCACGCTGGCATTGGCCATTAATGATCGTATTGATCGTGCTGGTGGCAGCCACAGGCCATATAGGCGGCTCGCTTACACACGGGTCCGATTACCTTACAAAGCCTTTCAGTGGTATCACAAATCGTGATACTACCGTGTTGCAACAGGTGTCCATACCGGATGTACAGGAGGCCGCAGCTTATGCGCAAATAATTCAGCCATTGCTGCAAAACAAATGCTATAGCTGCCATAATAAGAACAAACAAAAAGGCGGATTGCGGATGGATGAACAGGCTTTGTTGATGAAGGGGGGTAAGAACGGCGTGATCGTATTACCTGGTAAGGCCGGCGAAAGCGAATTAATAAAACGGCTGTTATTGCCCCGCGAACATGATGACCATATGCCGCCCAAAGAAAAGCCGCAATTGACCGACCATGAAATAGCGCTCCTGCATTGGTGGATCACCTCCGGCGCTCCCTTTGATAAGAAGGTTAAAGACCTGGAACAGCCTGCTGCTGTAAAGCCCGCACTGCTGGCCCTGCAAAATGCACCGGCAGAAAAGAAAGCGCCTGCCACCATTCCCGCCGATCCGGTAAGTAAGGCCGATGACAGCGCCGTGAAAAGAATAAAAGACCTGGGTGTGGTGATCTTGCCGGTATCGCAAAGCAGCCATTACCTTTCGGTCAACTTTATAACGGCCGCTGGTATTCAGAATAAAGACCTGCAATTACTGCTGCCGGTGAAAAAACAATTGGTATGGATAAAGCTGGGCAACCCGGTGATCAATGATTCTGCTTTAACAGTGATTGCACAATGTCCTAATATCACCCGCCTGCAACTGGAACATACCAATATCACAGATGCCGGACTGAAACAGTTAACAGCCCTTAAGCAACTGCAATACCTGAACCTGGTGGGAACAAAAATAAGTGCGCAGGGATTGTTACAACTGAAGGGGCTCGATAAGCTGCAATCTATCTATTGTTACCGGTCGGCCATCCGGAAAGAAGACTGGCCGCAGCTACGGCAGGCTTTTCCCAAAGCCATCATAGACTCGGGTGGTTACCAGGTACCGGCACTGCCAACAGATACCATGGAAGTAAAACCGGCTGCCCGTTAA
- a CDS encoding sugar phosphate isomerase/epimerase family protein, with product MALTRRKFFGLGASAGAAWMLSSLDALAIDKPAFSDNPAFSLKILATNWGFRGTVDEFCARAKKEGYDGIEMWWPQEASARNELFAALKKHGLEIGFLCGGSSAKFQEHLPQFTNAIDAAAHNTVQRPLYINCHSGRDYFTFEQNQAFIDHTTRLAKETGIKICHETHRSRILFAASVARQYMEKLPDLRLTFDVSHWCNVHESLLGDQPETVSMALERTDHIHARIGHPEGPQVNDPRAPEWEPAVKAHIGWWDTVIERKKKAGETMTILTEFGPPDYMPTLPYTRQPLADQWAINVHMMQLLRKRYS from the coding sequence ATGGCTTTAACCCGCAGAAAGTTTTTTGGATTGGGCGCCTCCGCCGGAGCCGCCTGGATGTTATCATCACTGGATGCACTGGCAATAGATAAACCTGCCTTTAGTGACAACCCCGCCTTCTCGCTGAAAATATTGGCTACCAACTGGGGATTCAGGGGAACGGTGGATGAGTTTTGCGCCAGGGCAAAAAAAGAAGGATATGATGGCATTGAAATGTGGTGGCCGCAGGAAGCATCCGCCCGCAATGAATTGTTTGCAGCATTGAAAAAGCATGGGCTGGAAATAGGTTTCCTGTGTGGTGGTTCATCGGCTAAATTCCAGGAGCACCTGCCACAGTTCACCAACGCCATTGATGCGGCAGCACACAATACGGTACAACGACCGCTGTACATCAATTGCCATTCGGGCCGTGATTATTTTACGTTTGAACAGAACCAGGCTTTTATTGATCATACTACCCGGCTGGCCAAAGAAACCGGTATTAAGATATGTCACGAAACACACCGCTCAAGGATATTGTTTGCAGCTTCGGTGGCCAGGCAGTACATGGAAAAGCTGCCCGACCTGCGGCTCACCTTCGATGTATCGCACTGGTGCAATGTGCATGAAAGCCTGCTGGGTGATCAGCCGGAAACCGTGAGTATGGCGTTGGAGCGTACCGATCATATCCATGCCCGCATCGGGCATCCGGAAGGGCCGCAGGTCAATGATCCGCGGGCGCCGGAATGGGAGCCTGCTGTAAAAGCGCATATTGGCTGGTGGGACACCGTTATCGAAAGGAAAAAGAAAGCCGGCGAAACCATGACCATCCTCACAGAGTTTGGTCCGCCGGATTACATGCCTACATTGCCCTATACCCGTCAGCCCCTGGCCGATCAGTGGGCCATCAATGTGCATATGATGCAATTACTAAGAAAACGATATTCTTAA
- a CDS encoding DUF1501 domain-containing protein: MTQKELHNQRLIDEANTRALHYFTRRHFLKESAMGLGALALGSLFGCGAGKEEAVSNNLFDAANPLAPKLPLFPGKAKSVIYLHMAGAPSQLELFDYKPALMKLDGQDCPPSLLEGKRFAFIRGVPKMMGPQAVFKQRGQSGAWVSDHMPHFATVADEVSFLKAVTTDQFNHGPAQLLMHTGAPRLGRPSIGSWATYGLGTENQNLPGFVVLTSGGKFPDAGKSVWGSGFLPSVYQGVQCRSEGDPVLFIKDPEGMDRDLRKASIDAINEVNRQQYEEFHDPETLSRIAQYEMAYRMQISVPEVMNINDEPAYIHEMYGTQPGKSCYANNVLLARKLVEKGVRFVQLFDWGWDSHGTDSNLAIDVGFINKCRQVDKATTALLLDLKQRGLLEDTLVVWGGEFGRTPMMENRDGKQNPFKGRDHHVEAFTIWMAGGGIKKATSYGETDEIGYSAISGKTTAFDIQATLLNQLGFDHEKFTYQFQGRPFRLTDVHGRVIEEIIA; encoded by the coding sequence ATGACACAAAAAGAATTGCATAACCAACGCCTTATTGATGAAGCTAATACCAGGGCGCTGCATTATTTCACCCGGCGGCACTTCCTCAAGGAAAGCGCCATGGGACTGGGCGCATTGGCATTGGGTTCCCTGTTTGGTTGTGGTGCCGGAAAAGAGGAAGCGGTTTCCAATAATTTATTTGATGCGGCCAATCCGCTGGCGCCCAAACTGCCTTTATTCCCCGGCAAGGCAAAATCGGTGATCTACCTGCACATGGCCGGCGCTCCTTCCCAACTGGAATTATTCGATTATAAACCTGCTTTAATGAAGCTGGACGGACAGGACTGTCCGCCTTCCTTACTCGAAGGAAAACGTTTTGCCTTCATCCGCGGCGTTCCCAAAATGATGGGGCCGCAGGCGGTGTTTAAACAAAGAGGGCAAAGCGGCGCCTGGGTATCGGACCATATGCCACACTTTGCTACCGTGGCCGATGAAGTGAGTTTCTTAAAAGCGGTCACTACCGATCAGTTCAATCATGGCCCGGCGCAATTGCTCATGCACACAGGAGCGCCACGCCTGGGAAGGCCCAGTATCGGTTCCTGGGCTACCTATGGACTGGGAACAGAGAACCAGAACCTGCCCGGCTTTGTAGTGCTTACCTCCGGTGGTAAGTTTCCCGATGCAGGCAAAAGCGTATGGGGCAGCGGCTTTCTGCCCAGCGTATACCAGGGTGTGCAGTGCCGTAGTGAAGGCGACCCGGTATTGTTCATCAAAGATCCCGAAGGCATGGACCGTGACCTGCGCAAAGCTTCTATTGATGCCATCAATGAAGTGAACAGGCAGCAGTATGAAGAATTCCACGATCCCGAAACTTTATCGCGCATTGCCCAATATGAAATGGCTTACCGTATGCAGATCTCTGTGCCGGAAGTCATGAACATCAATGATGAGCCGGCCTATATTCATGAAATGTATGGTACACAACCGGGTAAATCCTGCTATGCCAACAATGTATTGCTGGCCCGCAAGCTGGTGGAAAAAGGCGTTCGCTTTGTACAGCTCTTTGATTGGGGCTGGGACAGTCATGGCACCGATTCCAACCTGGCCATTGATGTGGGCTTCATCAACAAATGCCGGCAGGTAGACAAAGCCACCACGGCCCTGCTGCTGGACCTTAAACAACGGGGCCTGCTGGAAGATACGCTGGTGGTATGGGGTGGTGAATTTGGCAGAACACCCATGATGGAGAACCGCGATGGTAAGCAAAATCCTTTCAAAGGCAGGGACCACCACGTAGAAGCATTTACCATCTGGATGGCCGGAGGCGGTATTAAAAAAGCAACCAGCTATGGCGAAACCGATGAGATAGGCTATAGCGCCATCAGCGGAAAAACCACCGCTTTTGATATACAGGCTACCCTACTCAACCAGTTAGGGTTTGATCACGAGAAATTCACCTACCAGTTCCAGGGCAGGCCATTCCGCCTGACCGATGTACATGGACGGGTAATTGAAGAGATCATAGCATAA
- a CDS encoding DUF1553 domain-containing protein — protein sequence MIAPAVRKALLVIALLLAAVLIFTFSTRSRTVDFNTEVKPIINKKCISCHGGVKRQGGFSLLFRSEALANTESGKPAIIPGKPDKSEMILRLTHKDPEERMPYHEEPLTEEEIKTLSTWIKQGAVWGDHWAYVPVKEVAVPATDHPGARNAIDHFIYEKLEEASLQPSPEADKATLLRRVSLDLTGMPAKDNLAQWYLNSKAPNAYEQLVDSLLASPHFGEKWTGVWLDLARYSDTKGYERDAGRNIWRYRDWLIKAFNADKPYDVFLTEQIAGDLLPNPTDEQYIATAFHRNTMTNDEGGTDNEEFRTSAVLDRVNTTWEGLMGTTFGCVQCHSHPYDPFTHEEYYNFMAFFNDTRDADSYEDYPLLRHFTDSMEQELTTLGHWMEKYTTKEEVFQWLRFTKTWEPSIYSLTADALANSTLQDTKWLTCRNNAIARLKQVNLQNKTQLLIRYSSALKDGILSLRLDSATGPVITKITLPATKEGREIHRFSLPATNGTHTIYLTYSSKSLTDPLASGVTFDWFHFSAAFPGKGQPGYAENEARWWGLLNKGVPATPIMLDNPADMHRPTQVFERGNWLVKGKTVTPGVPHALNPFPAKAPRNRLGLAMWLTQTDNPLTARTMVNRVWEQFFGAGLAETLEDLGTQGIQPTHRELMDYLAYRFMHQDKWSMKKLMREIVVSATYRQDSKVSKELLAKDPYNKLYARGARVRLSAEQVRDQALCISGLISSTMFGPAVFPYQPDGIWLSPWNGAQWKNATGEEAHRRALYTYWKRTAPYPSMITFDGALREVCTARRIRTNTPLQALVTLNDEAYLETARFLAYRMQQLAGNNVQQQISKGYELAMYKPITPARLQVLNKLYDQALQTYRQDKDKTCAMVGVMDEHNKPETAALIVTANAMLNLDELITKN from the coding sequence ATGATTGCTCCTGCTGTAAGAAAAGCGTTGCTGGTTATTGCCTTATTACTTGCCGCGGTACTGATATTTACTTTCAGTACCCGCAGCCGTACGGTTGATTTCAACACGGAAGTTAAACCCATTATCAATAAGAAATGTATTTCCTGCCACGGTGGTGTTAAAAGGCAGGGCGGCTTTAGTTTGCTGTTCCGTTCCGAAGCCCTGGCCAATACCGAATCGGGCAAGCCGGCCATCATTCCCGGCAAACCTGATAAAAGTGAAATGATCCTGCGTCTTACCCACAAAGACCCGGAAGAGCGCATGCCCTACCACGAGGAACCCTTAACAGAAGAAGAGATCAAGACGTTGAGCACCTGGATAAAGCAAGGCGCTGTCTGGGGCGATCACTGGGCCTATGTACCGGTAAAAGAAGTGGCTGTTCCTGCCACCGATCATCCCGGCGCCCGCAATGCCATTGATCATTTCATTTATGAAAAACTGGAGGAAGCTTCCTTACAGCCATCGCCCGAAGCCGACAAGGCTACTTTACTGCGGCGCGTTAGTCTTGACCTTACCGGTATGCCCGCAAAAGACAACCTGGCGCAATGGTATTTAAACAGCAAAGCGCCTAATGCTTATGAACAACTGGTAGACTCCCTGCTGGCCTCTCCCCATTTTGGGGAAAAGTGGACGGGTGTTTGGCTCGACCTGGCGCGCTATTCCGATACCAAAGGGTATGAGCGTGATGCCGGCCGCAATATCTGGCGTTACCGCGATTGGCTCATCAAGGCATTTAATGCAGATAAACCGTATGATGTATTCCTCACAGAACAGATAGCCGGTGACCTGCTGCCCAATCCTACCGACGAACAATATATAGCCACCGCTTTTCACCGCAATACGATGACCAATGATGAAGGCGGTACCGATAATGAAGAGTTCCGCACGTCAGCCGTGCTCGACCGGGTGAATACCACCTGGGAAGGCCTGATGGGCACCACCTTTGGCTGTGTACAATGCCATAGTCATCCTTATGATCCCTTTACACATGAGGAATATTACAACTTCATGGCCTTCTTTAATGATACCCGCGATGCAGATAGTTATGAGGATTATCCGCTACTGCGGCATTTTACCGATTCCATGGAACAGGAGTTGACAACCCTGGGTCATTGGATGGAAAAGTATACCACAAAAGAAGAGGTATTCCAGTGGCTGCGCTTTACCAAAACATGGGAGCCTTCCATTTATTCATTGACAGCCGATGCACTAGCCAACAGTACACTGCAAGATACCAAGTGGTTGACCTGCCGCAATAATGCCATTGCACGCTTAAAGCAGGTAAACCTGCAAAACAAAACCCAGTTACTCATCCGGTATTCCAGCGCATTAAAAGATGGCATACTAAGTCTGCGGCTGGATAGCGCTACTGGTCCTGTTATCACAAAAATTACCTTACCCGCTACTAAAGAGGGCCGGGAGATCCATCGTTTCAGCTTGCCGGCTACCAATGGTACGCATACTATTTATTTAACGTATAGCAGCAAAAGTCTTACAGACCCCCTGGCGAGTGGCGTAACCTTCGACTGGTTCCATTTTTCAGCAGCATTCCCTGGCAAAGGACAACCAGGTTATGCAGAAAATGAAGCGCGCTGGTGGGGCCTGCTCAATAAAGGAGTGCCTGCCACGCCGATTATGCTGGATAATCCTGCCGACATGCACCGCCCCACACAGGTATTTGAACGGGGCAACTGGCTGGTAAAAGGTAAAACCGTTACCCCCGGTGTACCGCATGCACTCAATCCTTTTCCTGCCAAAGCGCCACGCAACCGGTTGGGACTGGCTATGTGGCTTACACAAACTGATAATCCGCTTACTGCCCGCACCATGGTAAACCGGGTATGGGAACAATTCTTTGGCGCCGGCCTGGCCGAAACACTGGAAGACCTGGGCACCCAGGGCATACAGCCCACACACCGCGAGCTGATGGATTACCTCGCTTACCGGTTCATGCACCAGGACAAGTGGAGCATGAAAAAGCTGATGCGGGAAATTGTTGTATCAGCTACCTACCGGCAGGATTCAAAAGTGAGTAAAGAACTTCTGGCCAAAGACCCTTACAATAAATTATATGCAAGAGGCGCCCGGGTAAGGTTATCGGCCGAGCAGGTGCGCGACCAGGCTTTGTGCATCAGCGGCCTGATAAGCTCCACCATGTTTGGACCGGCGGTATTTCCTTATCAGCCGGATGGCATCTGGCTATCACCCTGGAATGGGGCGCAATGGAAAAATGCAACCGGGGAGGAAGCACACCGCCGGGCATTGTATACCTATTGGAAACGTACCGCTCCTTATCCATCCATGATCACGTTTGATGGCGCCTTGCGCGAAGTATGTACTGCCAGGCGCATACGTACCAATACACCCCTGCAGGCGCTGGTAACATTGAATGATGAAGCCTACCTGGAAACGGCCCGGTTCCTGGCCTACCGCATGCAGCAACTGGCCGGTAACAATGTTCAGCAACAGATCAGCAAAGGATATGAACTGGCCATGTATAAACCGATCACACCGGCCAGGTTACAGGTGTTGAATAAACTATATGATCAGGCTTTACAAACCTACCGGCAGGATAAAGATAAAACCTGTGCGATGGTGGGCGTGATGGATGAGCACAACAAACCCGAAACAGCCGCATTGATCGTCACCGCCAATGCAATGCTTAACCTGGATGAATTGATCACTAAAAATTAG
- a CDS encoding LacI family DNA-binding transcriptional regulator, whose translation MEKKLPTIKEIAQRLSISISTVSRALHDHPSIGLRTRMEVKKMAAELNYEPNQTAIFFKQRKTFTIGVILPNLREEFFSSTINGIEAIAQQNNYIVLIGQSHDDIENEKRILETMKKHRVDGILASISKNTTQIDHFEQMKSYDIPVVFFDRVPDVPDVHSVSCNLYHSSIEAVEFLIKKGHKTIGYMQGPSTLGIKNERLAGYYEALKKHKIPADESLIVSTDLSTASTQEALDKLLSKKKKPTAVLVFNDYVAMDAIYYARQQKLRIDKDISFVSYANVSLTRYLDYPPIASVEQFPYDQGARATELLFKLLNTKTNQEDIPYENVVLKSELIVH comes from the coding sequence ATGGAGAAAAAACTTCCAACCATTAAAGAAATAGCGCAACGGCTCAGCATTTCCATTTCCACCGTATCCCGGGCGCTGCATGATCATCCCAGCATTGGTCTGCGTACACGGATGGAGGTAAAAAAGATGGCGGCAGAACTGAACTATGAACCCAATCAGACAGCTATCTTTTTCAAGCAGCGCAAAACTTTCACGATCGGCGTGATATTGCCCAACCTGCGCGAGGAGTTCTTTTCTTCCACGATCAATGGTATTGAAGCCATTGCCCAGCAGAACAATTACATTGTACTGATCGGCCAGTCGCACGATGATATAGAAAATGAAAAGCGGATACTGGAAACGATGAAGAAACACCGGGTAGACGGCATACTGGCCTCTATTTCCAAAAACACCACGCAGATAGACCATTTTGAACAGATGAAGAGCTATGATATCCCGGTGGTATTTTTTGACCGGGTGCCGGATGTACCGGATGTCCATTCTGTAAGCTGCAACCTGTACCACAGTTCCATTGAGGCGGTAGAGTTCCTCATCAAAAAAGGACATAAGACCATTGGCTATATGCAGGGCCCTTCTACCCTGGGTATTAAAAATGAAAGGCTGGCGGGTTATTATGAAGCGCTGAAAAAACACAAGATACCGGCAGATGAATCGCTGATCGTGAGCACAGACCTTTCTACAGCCAGCACCCAGGAGGCATTGGACAAACTGCTGAGCAAAAAGAAAAAGCCTACAGCCGTATTGGTATTTAATGATTATGTGGCCATGGATGCCATCTATTATGCCCGGCAGCAAAAGCTGCGCATTGATAAAGACATCAGCTTTGTAAGCTATGCCAATGTATCGCTTACCAGGTACCTGGACTACCCGCCCATTGCTTCGGTAGAGCAGTTCCCTTACGACCAGGGCGCCAGGGCTACCGAACTGTTATTCAAACTATTGAATACCAAAACCAACCAGGAAGACATCCCTTATGAGAACGTGGTATTAAAAAGCGAATTAATCGTGCACTAA
- the fumC gene encoding class II fumarate hydratase translates to MDYRIEKDTMGEVQVPADALYGAQTQRSIENFKIAQDTNKMPKEIIRAFAYLKKAAAITNFEAGVLPKEKADLIGQVCDEILAGKLDAYFPLVVWQTGSGTQSNMNVNEVVAYRGHVIKGGKLTDKDKFLHPNDDVNKSQSSNDTFPTAMHIAAYKMLVDVTIPGIEKLRDTLAAKSKQYMNVVKIGRTHFMDATPLTVGQEFSGYVSQLNHGLKAIKHSLAHLSELALGGTAVGTGINTPESYDVNVAKHIAALTGLPFVTAENKFEALAAHDAIVEAHGALKTVAVSLMKIANDIRMLSSGPRSGIGELFIPDNEPGSSIMPGKVNPTQCEALTMIAAQVLGNDVAINIGGATGHFELNVFKPVMIFNFLHSARLIGEGCISFNDKCAEGLAPIEENIKKHVDNSLMLVTSLNTKIGYYKAAEIAQKAHKEGTTLKEMAVKLGYVTPEQFDEWVVPAKMVGKI, encoded by the coding sequence ATGGATTATCGCATTGAAAAAGATACCATGGGTGAGGTGCAGGTGCCTGCCGATGCCTTATACGGTGCACAGACCCAACGCAGCATTGAGAATTTCAAGATTGCACAGGATACGAATAAGATGCCGAAAGAAATTATCCGTGCGTTTGCCTACCTGAAAAAAGCTGCCGCCATTACCAATTTTGAAGCGGGGGTATTACCCAAAGAAAAAGCTGACCTGATAGGACAGGTATGTGATGAGATACTGGCCGGAAAACTGGATGCTTATTTTCCGCTGGTAGTATGGCAAACCGGTTCCGGTACGCAATCCAATATGAATGTGAATGAAGTAGTAGCCTACCGCGGTCATGTGATCAAAGGTGGCAAGCTCACTGATAAAGACAAGTTCCTGCATCCCAATGATGATGTAAATAAATCACAATCCTCCAACGATACTTTCCCCACTGCCATGCACATTGCTGCTTACAAGATGCTGGTGGATGTAACCATTCCCGGCATTGAAAAGCTGCGCGATACACTGGCTGCCAAGAGCAAACAATACATGAACGTGGTGAAAATTGGCCGTACGCACTTTATGGATGCCACGCCTTTGACCGTAGGGCAGGAGTTCAGCGGGTATGTATCCCAACTGAACCATGGCTTAAAAGCGATCAAACATTCATTGGCCCACCTGAGTGAGCTGGCCCTGGGCGGTACAGCCGTAGGTACCGGTATCAATACACCGGAAAGCTATGATGTGAATGTGGCCAAACATATTGCCGCATTAACCGGTCTGCCTTTTGTAACGGCCGAGAATAAGTTTGAAGCACTGGCAGCACATGATGCCATCGTGGAAGCCCACGGCGCCCTGAAAACAGTAGCGGTGAGCCTGATGAAGATTGCCAATGATATACGCATGCTGAGCTCAGGCCCGCGCAGCGGCATTGGCGAACTGTTTATTCCGGATAATGAACCCGGTTCCTCCATTATGCCCGGCAAGGTAAACCCTACCCAATGTGAGGCGCTCACCATGATCGCAGCACAGGTGCTGGGTAATGATGTAGCCATTAATATAGGCGGCGCTACCGGCCACTTTGAGCTGAATGTATTCAAGCCGGTGATGATTTTTAACTTCCTGCACAGCGCCCGTCTCATCGGTGAAGGTTGTATAAGCTTTAATGATAAATGCGCTGAAGGACTGGCCCCGATTGAGGAAAATATTAAGAAGCACGTAGACAACAGCCTGATGCTGGTAACTTCCCTCAATACGAAGATCGGCTATTACAAGGCGGCTGAGATTGCACAGAAAGCACACAAAGAAGGCACTACCCTGAAAGAGATGGCCGTGAAGTTGGGTTATGTAACCCCCGAGCAGTTTGATGAATGGGTGGTACCGGCGAAGATGGTGGGCAAGATATAA